One genomic segment of Pseudorca crassidens isolate mPseCra1 chromosome X, mPseCra1.hap1, whole genome shotgun sequence includes these proteins:
- the TBX22 gene encoding T-box transcription factor TBX22: MALSSRAHAFSVEALVGRPSKRKLRDTREEAQLELLEKESGEAEEERRSSAAGRKSEQPEKRPKTEPLATTFSGCRGGSGGCNSFGSLEEKDSIQVELQGSELWKRFHDIGTEMIITKAGRRMFPSVRVKIKGLDPGKQYYVAIDVVPVDSKRYRYVYHSSQWMVAGNTDHSCITPRFYVHPDSPCSGETWMRQIISFDRVKLTNNEMDDKGHIILQSMHKYKPRVHVMKQDSRVDMSRIQSLPAEGVKTFSFKETEFTTVTAYQNQQITKLKIDRNPFAKGFRDPGRNRGVLDGVLETYPWRPSLTLDFKTFGADTPSGSNGSSPATSSGGAPSPLNSLLSPPCSPPTFHIPTSSLGMPCPEVYLHNINLPLCYKICPTNFWRQQPLVLPAPERLASSNSSQSLAPLMMEVPILSSLGATNSKYGSSEDCNGQCQQASNSSSQMLYGLQAPGNILSPNPIAQEAIGCSFHPSYGFYRYNFSMPSRLVNATNHLKVNENSQVSLIEGKCNHARWYPKINHCL; encoded by the exons ATGGCTCTGAGCTCTCGGGCGCACGCCTTCTCGGTGGAAGCCTTGGTGGGCAGACCCAGCAAAAGAAAACTGCGAGACACAAGAGAGGAGGCGCAACTTGAGCTGCTTGAGAAAGAGAGTGGAGAGgcggaggaggagagaaggagcaGCGCCGCAGGAAGGAAGAGCGAGCAGCCTG AAAAGCGACCCAAGACAGAGCCCTTAGCAACTACCTTCTCAGGCTGTAGAGGCGGCAGCGGCGGCTGCAACAGCTTCGGAAGTCTGGAAGAAAAAGATTCTATCCAAGTGGAGCTTCAAGGATCCGAGCTGTGGAAGAGATTTCATGACATTGGAACTGAGATGATCATTACCAAGGCGGGCAG GAGGATGTTCCCCTCTGTTCGGGTCAAGATAAAAGGACTGGACCCAGGGAAACAGTACTATGTGGCCATCGATGTGGTGCCGGTGGATTCCAAACGCTATAG GTATGTGTATCACAGCTCGCAGTGGATGGTAGCCGGGAATACAGACCACTCATGCATCACTCCCAGGTTCTATGTTCACCCGGACTCGCCTTGTTCGGGAGAGACATGGATGCGTCAGATCATCAGCTTCGATCGCGTGAAACTCACCAACAACGAGATGGACGACAAAGGCCAT ATCATTCTGCAGTCCATGCACAAGTACAAGCCCCGTGTGCATGTGATGAAGCAGGACAGCAGGGTCGACATGTCCCGGATTCAGTCCCTGCCTGCTGAAGGGGTTAAAACATTCTCctttaaagaaactgagttcaCCACAGTGACAGCTTACCAAAACCAGCAG ATCACCAAACTGAAAATAGACAGGAATCCTTTTGCTAAAGGATTTAGAGATCCCGGAAGAAACAG AGGTGTATTGGATGGGGTTTTAGAGACCTACCCATGGAGGCCTTCTCTCACTTtggattttaaaacttttggtGCAGACACACCAA GTGGAAGCAATGGCTCATCTCCAGCGACCTCTAGTGGAGGGGCTCCCTCTCCTTTGAACTCTTTGCTTTCTCCACCTTGCTCCCCTCCAACATTTCACATACCTACAAGCTCCCTTGGAATGCCCTGTCCAGAGGTGTACCTACACAATATCAACCTGCCCCTTTGCTACAAGATTTGCCCAACTAATTTTTGGCGACAGCAGCCTCTTGTCTTGCCTGCTCCTGAAAGGCTAGCAAGCAGTAACAGTTCTCAGTCTTTAGCCCCACTCATGATGGAAGTTCCCATTTTATCTTCCTTGGGGGCCACCAATTCAAAATACGGTTCATCTGAAGACTGCAATGGACAGTGTCAACAAGCATCTAATTCTTCCAGTCAAATGTTGTATGGATTACAGGCACCTGGAAATATTTTATCACCCAACCCCATTGCCCAGGAAGCAATTGGTTGCTCATTCCATCCTTCCTATGGCTTTTATAGGTACAACTTCTCCATGCCATCTAGACTGGTAAATGCTACCAACCATCTCAAAGTGAATGAAAACAGTCAAGTTTCTTTAATAGAAGGCAAATGCAATCATGCTCGTTGGTATCCAAAAATTAACCATTGCCTTTAA